From the Comamonas odontotermitis genome, one window contains:
- a CDS encoding class I SAM-dependent methyltransferase, giving the protein MNMLQSQLEAKLSGLPVAVAIALPSGEWIANPHDAQLRLHCRSAKSLAALASGDIGIVGSYIVEGDVEIDGSMRDAMAAAVALMPTDPVAARSTWWSRLLARSRSAALHTLTKDSEQIQFHYDVSDEFYALWLDPRRVYSCAYYAQPDFNVAQAQEAKLDLICRKLRLQAGERFLDVGAGWGGLLLWAAEHYGIQGTGITLSKNQHAYVQQLIAQKGLQDRVQMLLMDYRQLKTVEPFDKIASVGMFEHVGRAHMHEYFATLKSLIKPGGLLMNHGITAGGTDNEQLGAGMGEFIEKYIFPGGELLHVSVVQHEMANAGWEMVDTDNLRPHYAKTLWAWSDALEVQLETALRVLSQKSNPEQAAKTLRAYRLYLAGCATGFERCWTALHQMLATVPDGSMTTGSIRGAQSHYPFTRDYMYR; this is encoded by the coding sequence ATGAACATGCTGCAGTCCCAATTGGAGGCGAAGCTGTCGGGCCTTCCCGTGGCAGTCGCCATTGCTCTTCCTTCAGGCGAATGGATCGCCAACCCCCATGATGCCCAGTTGCGCCTGCACTGCCGCAGTGCCAAATCGCTCGCGGCGCTGGCGTCTGGCGATATCGGGATCGTAGGCTCCTATATCGTCGAAGGCGACGTCGAGATCGACGGCAGCATGCGCGATGCCATGGCGGCAGCAGTGGCACTGATGCCGACGGACCCGGTCGCGGCACGCTCCACATGGTGGAGCCGCCTGCTGGCGCGCTCGCGCTCGGCCGCCTTGCACACGCTGACGAAGGATTCGGAGCAGATCCAGTTCCATTACGACGTCTCCGACGAGTTCTATGCGCTGTGGCTGGATCCGCGCCGTGTCTACTCGTGTGCGTATTACGCGCAGCCTGATTTCAACGTGGCGCAGGCCCAGGAGGCCAAGCTCGATCTGATCTGCCGCAAGCTGCGCCTGCAGGCGGGCGAGCGCTTTCTGGATGTGGGCGCGGGCTGGGGCGGCCTGCTGCTGTGGGCGGCAGAGCACTACGGCATTCAGGGCACGGGCATCACCCTTTCCAAGAACCAGCATGCCTATGTCCAGCAGTTGATTGCCCAGAAGGGTCTGCAGGACCGTGTGCAGATGCTGCTGATGGATTACCGCCAGCTCAAGACTGTCGAACCCTTTGACAAGATTGCCTCGGTGGGCATGTTCGAGCATGTGGGCCGGGCCCATATGCATGAATACTTTGCCACCCTCAAGAGCCTGATCAAACCCGGCGGCCTGCTGATGAACCACGGCATCACCGCCGGTGGCACCGACAATGAACAGCTGGGCGCGGGCATGGGCGAATTCATCGAGAAATACATCTTCCCTGGTGGCGAGCTGCTGCATGTGAGTGTGGTGCAGCATGAAATGGCCAATGCCGGCTGGGAGATGGTGGACACCGACAACCTCCGCCCGCACTATGCCAAGACGCTGTGGGCCTGGTCCGATGCGTTGGAGGTGCAGCTGGAGACTGCGCTGCGAGTGCTCTCGCAAAAGAGCAATCCCGAACAGGCGGCCAAGACGTTGCGCGCCTACCGCCTCTATCTGGCGGGTTGTGCCACCGGTTTCGAGCGCTGCTGGACGGCCTTGCACCAGATGCTGGCCACCGTGCCGGACGGCTCCATGACCACTGGTAGCATCCGTGGTGCACAATCGCATTACCCATTCACCCGGGACTACATGTACCGTTAA
- a CDS encoding M14 family metallopeptidase produces MIGIRDAFSTSYAKARVKFLEAAVLAGLQVESHNHPEDGAEDEALAMDVARDGALDADRLLIVSSACHGIEGYCGSGVQVHALHDEEWLQKARNAGVAVLYVHALNPHGFSYGRRVTHENVDLNRNFIDFNQPLPTNPAYDEVQDLILPAQWPPTPDVQQAIDRYIAERGQRAWQGAVGQGQYQHPTGVFFGGQAPTWSNRTIRQVLRKHGGQVRRLAWIDIHTGLGPNGYGERIFTGPNDAQMLARARRWWDGGGATPVTSLDDGSSSSPPLTGLLWNSAVQECPQAEFTGIALEYGTVPVLETTGAIRADHWVHNHPDAPSAQRAAIHQQMRAAFYDERDGWMGQIVSQARQAMFQAVDGLSA; encoded by the coding sequence ATGATCGGAATCCGCGACGCGTTTTCAACCAGCTACGCGAAGGCGCGCGTCAAGTTTCTGGAGGCCGCCGTGCTGGCGGGGCTGCAGGTCGAATCGCACAATCACCCTGAAGACGGCGCCGAAGACGAAGCCCTGGCCATGGATGTGGCACGCGACGGCGCGCTGGATGCCGACAGGCTGCTCATCGTCAGCAGCGCCTGCCATGGCATTGAAGGCTATTGCGGCAGTGGCGTGCAGGTGCATGCATTGCACGACGAGGAATGGCTGCAAAAGGCGCGCAATGCCGGTGTAGCTGTGCTTTATGTGCATGCACTCAATCCGCACGGCTTCTCGTACGGCCGCCGGGTGACGCATGAGAACGTCGACCTGAACCGCAACTTCATCGACTTCAACCAGCCCTTGCCCACCAACCCTGCCTATGACGAGGTGCAGGACCTGATCCTGCCCGCGCAATGGCCGCCGACGCCCGATGTGCAGCAGGCGATTGACCGCTATATTGCCGAGCGCGGCCAGCGTGCCTGGCAAGGTGCTGTCGGCCAGGGCCAGTACCAGCATCCCACAGGCGTCTTCTTTGGTGGCCAGGCCCCCACCTGGAGCAACCGCACCATCCGCCAGGTGCTGCGCAAGCATGGCGGCCAGGTACGCCGGCTGGCCTGGATCGACATCCACACCGGCCTGGGCCCCAATGGCTATGGCGAGCGCATCTTCACCGGGCCGAACGATGCGCAGATGCTGGCGCGGGCACGCCGCTGGTGGGATGGGGGCGGCGCCACGCCCGTCACGTCGCTGGACGATGGCAGTTCCTCCTCGCCGCCTCTCACGGGCCTGCTGTGGAACAGTGCGGTGCAGGAATGCCCGCAGGCCGAGTTCACCGGCATTGCGCTGGAATACGGCACCGTGCCAGTGCTGGAGACCACGGGCGCCATCCGCGCCGACCACTGGGTGCATAACCACCCTGATGCACCGAGCGCGCAACGCGCTGCCATTCACCAGCAGATGCGGGCGGCGTTCTATGACGAGCGCGATGGCTGGATGGGCCAGATCGTGAGCCAGGCACGGCAGGCGATGTTCCAGGCGGTGGACGGCCTGTCTGCCTGA
- a CDS encoding molybdopterin-containing oxidoreductase family protein: MNTPPASSSVIGACPHDCPDTCSLITTVVDGVATKVNGNPQHPQTGGVLCAKVSKYTERTYHEGRVLQPLKRVGPKGSGRFEPVGWDEALSDIAARLHAIAARDPQAILPYSYAGTMGFVQAESMDRRFFHQLGASLLDRTICASAGSEALLHTYGGKLGMRVQFFAESQLILIWGSNSITSNLHFWRYAQEAKRNGAKLICIDPRKSETAEKCHEHIQILPGTDAALALALMHEVIVHDWLDHDYIAQHTLGWDALKARALEWPPERAAAVCGITVEEIRNLARDYATTKPAAIRLNYGMQRAHGGGNAVRAVACLPALVGAWRHRAGGLLLSTSSTSPARRADLQMPQLLGARRPRTINMSTIGDALLHPGGAGFGPRVEALVCYNSNPVAVAPESAKVAKGFAREDLFTVVLEHFMTDTADHADYVLPATTQLEHWDIHTTYGHTDVLLNRPAIAPLGQARSNAQIFRDLAAHMAQHDAAFAAEHFRTSDEELCRAAMDANCVDFDTLLAQGFAVQNLPDAPFANGGYATASGKCEFFSSALEKLGASPLPDYVPNYEPPTAAHPLAMISPPARNFMNSTFVNVQKLRQAEGRPTLEMHAQDAAARQIADGDAVRVFNARGTHVCHASINGRARPGVVVGLGVWWRKDGANGTNVNELTHQQLTDMGRAPSFYDCAVQVERLSAA, translated from the coding sequence ATGAACACGCCTCCTGCCTCTTCATCCGTCATCGGCGCCTGTCCGCATGATTGTCCCGACACCTGCTCGCTGATCACCACGGTGGTGGATGGCGTGGCCACCAAGGTCAACGGCAATCCGCAGCACCCGCAGACCGGCGGCGTGCTGTGCGCCAAGGTGAGCAAGTACACCGAGCGCACTTACCACGAGGGCCGTGTGCTGCAGCCGCTCAAGCGCGTGGGGCCCAAGGGGAGTGGCCGGTTCGAGCCGGTGGGCTGGGACGAGGCGCTTTCGGACATTGCGGCCCGACTGCACGCGATTGCCGCGCGCGACCCGCAGGCCATTCTGCCGTACAGCTACGCGGGCACCATGGGCTTTGTGCAGGCCGAAAGCATGGACCGGCGCTTTTTCCACCAGCTGGGAGCCAGCCTGCTGGACCGCACCATCTGCGCGAGTGCGGGCAGCGAAGCGCTGCTGCACACTTATGGCGGCAAGCTGGGCATGCGCGTGCAGTTTTTCGCCGAGAGCCAGCTGATCCTGATCTGGGGCAGCAACAGCATCACCAGCAACCTGCATTTCTGGCGCTATGCGCAGGAGGCCAAGCGCAACGGTGCCAAGCTCATCTGCATCGACCCGCGCAAATCGGAAACCGCCGAGAAATGCCACGAGCACATCCAGATCCTGCCCGGAACCGACGCGGCGCTGGCGCTCGCTCTGATGCATGAGGTGATCGTGCACGACTGGCTGGACCACGACTACATCGCCCAGCACACCCTGGGCTGGGATGCGCTCAAGGCCCGGGCGCTGGAATGGCCGCCCGAGCGTGCCGCTGCGGTGTGCGGCATCACGGTGGAAGAGATTCGCAATCTGGCGCGCGATTACGCCACCACCAAGCCAGCCGCCATCCGCCTGAACTATGGCATGCAGCGCGCGCACGGTGGCGGCAATGCCGTGCGTGCCGTGGCCTGCCTGCCAGCGCTGGTGGGGGCATGGCGCCACCGGGCGGGCGGTCTGCTGCTGTCCACATCGTCCACCTCGCCCGCGCGCCGCGCCGATCTGCAGATGCCGCAATTGCTGGGCGCGCGCCGCCCGCGCACCATCAACATGAGCACGATTGGCGATGCGCTTTTGCACCCAGGCGGAGCCGGTTTTGGCCCCCGGGTGGAGGCGCTCGTCTGCTACAACAGCAACCCGGTGGCCGTCGCACCCGAATCGGCCAAGGTGGCAAAAGGCTTTGCGCGCGAGGATCTGTTCACCGTGGTGCTGGAGCACTTCATGACCGACACCGCAGACCATGCCGACTATGTGCTGCCCGCCACCACGCAGCTGGAGCACTGGGATATCCACACCACCTATGGCCATACCGATGTGCTGCTGAACCGGCCAGCCATTGCGCCGCTGGGGCAGGCGCGCAGCAATGCGCAGATCTTCCGCGATCTGGCTGCGCACATGGCGCAGCACGACGCGGCGTTTGCTGCCGAGCACTTTCGCACCAGCGACGAAGAACTGTGCCGCGCGGCCATGGATGCCAACTGTGTGGATTTCGACACCTTGCTGGCGCAGGGCTTTGCCGTGCAGAACCTGCCCGATGCCCCTTTTGCCAATGGCGGCTATGCCACCGCATCGGGCAAGTGCGAATTCTTCAGCAGTGCGCTGGAAAAGCTGGGTGCCAGCCCGCTCCCTGACTATGTGCCCAACTACGAACCACCGACCGCAGCGCACCCCCTGGCCATGATCTCGCCACCAGCACGCAACTTCATGAATTCGACCTTCGTGAATGTGCAGAAGCTGCGCCAGGCCGAAGGCCGCCCCACGCTGGAGATGCATGCCCAGGATGCCGCCGCGCGCCAGATTGCCGATGGCGATGCGGTGCGTGTGTTCAATGCGCGCGGCACCCATGTGTGCCATGCCAGCATCAACGGCCGGGCGCGGCCGGGTGTGGTGGTGGGCTTGGGCGTCTGGTGGCGCAAGGACGGAGCCAATGGCACCAACGTGAACGAGCTGACGCACCAGCAGCTCACCGACATGGGGCGCGCGCCATCCTTCTATGACTGCGCGGTGCAGGTGGAGCGTCTGTCTGCTGCTTGA
- a CDS encoding M20 aminoacylase family protein, whose protein sequence is MKLIDSIVAEAASIAQIRKDIHAHPELCFEEVRTADLVAAKLTEWGIPIDRGMGTTGVVGIVHGKDGGKSGYAVGLRADMDALPMQENNTFDHASRHQGKMHACGHDGHTAMLLAAAKHFAKHRDFEGTVYLIFQPAEEGGGGAREMIKDGLFEKFPMQAVFGMHNWPGMAAGQMAVSPGPVMASSNDFKITITGKGGHGAMPHMGNDPVPIACQIVTAFQNIITRNKKPLDTGVISVTMIHGGEANNVIPNSVELQGTVRAFTVEVLDLIESRMRQIAEGCCAMNNAKCDFYFNRNYPATVNTPDEAAFARQVMVDIIGEDRVNVQEPTMGAEDFSFMLQAKPGAYCFIANGEGDHRAIGHGGGPCTLHNPSYDFNDDLIPLGATYWVQLATKWLAQGKK, encoded by the coding sequence ATGAAGCTGATTGACTCCATCGTGGCCGAAGCGGCCAGCATTGCCCAGATCCGCAAAGACATCCACGCCCACCCCGAGCTGTGCTTTGAAGAAGTACGCACCGCTGATCTGGTAGCCGCCAAGCTCACCGAGTGGGGTATTCCCATTGACCGCGGCATGGGGACGACCGGCGTGGTCGGCATCGTGCACGGCAAGGATGGCGGCAAGAGCGGCTATGCCGTGGGCTTGCGTGCGGACATGGACGCACTGCCCATGCAGGAGAACAACACCTTTGACCATGCCAGCCGGCACCAGGGCAAGATGCACGCCTGCGGCCACGACGGCCACACCGCGATGCTGCTGGCTGCTGCCAAGCATTTCGCCAAGCACCGCGATTTCGAAGGCACCGTGTACCTGATCTTCCAGCCTGCCGAAGAAGGCGGCGGTGGCGCGCGCGAGATGATCAAGGACGGCCTGTTCGAGAAATTCCCCATGCAGGCCGTGTTCGGCATGCACAACTGGCCCGGCATGGCCGCCGGCCAGATGGCCGTGAGCCCGGGCCCGGTCATGGCGTCGAGCAATGACTTCAAGATCACCATCACCGGCAAGGGTGGCCACGGCGCCATGCCACACATGGGCAACGACCCCGTTCCCATCGCCTGCCAGATCGTCACCGCGTTCCAGAACATCATCACCCGCAACAAGAAGCCGCTGGACACCGGCGTGATCTCGGTCACCATGATCCATGGCGGCGAAGCCAACAACGTGATCCCCAACAGCGTGGAGCTGCAGGGTACCGTGCGCGCCTTCACCGTGGAGGTGCTGGACCTGATCGAATCGCGCATGCGCCAGATTGCCGAAGGCTGCTGCGCAATGAACAACGCCAAGTGCGATTTCTACTTCAACCGCAACTACCCGGCCACCGTCAACACCCCGGACGAAGCCGCATTTGCCCGCCAGGTGATGGTGGACATCATCGGTGAAGACCGCGTGAATGTGCAGGAGCCCACCATGGGCGCGGAGGATTTCTCCTTCATGCTGCAGGCCAAGCCCGGTGCCTACTGCTTCATCGCCAATGGCGAGGGTGACCACCGCGCCATCGGCCACGGCGGCGGCCCCTGCACCCTGCACAACCCCAGCTACGATTTCAACGACGACCTGATTCCGCTGGGCGCCACCTACTGGGTGCAACTGGCCACCAAATGGCTGGCACAGGGCAAGAAGTAA
- a CDS encoding haloacid dehalogenase type II yields MEAAVLPTPQVLAFDVFGTVVDWHGSILREMAQRYPQVDGNAFALAWREGYRPAMEQVRNGTLGWMRIDALHRRILDSILPEFGLGHMPEAERVALNRVWHRLSPWPDAVAGLQRLKKRFVITPLSNGNIALLTHMAKNAGLPWDCVLSAEVFKAYKPDPGAYLGVADVFELPPEAVMLVAAHHSDLAGARACGLQTAYIERPLEFGAARPKDVSPRPGNTYHCRDFLDLADRLGC; encoded by the coding sequence ATGGAAGCTGCAGTTCTCCCAACTCCCCAGGTGCTGGCGTTCGATGTGTTCGGCACGGTCGTCGATTGGCACGGCTCCATCCTGCGCGAGATGGCGCAGCGTTATCCACAGGTCGATGGCAATGCCTTTGCCTTGGCGTGGCGCGAAGGCTACAGACCTGCAATGGAGCAGGTGCGCAACGGCACCCTGGGCTGGATGCGCATTGACGCACTGCACCGCCGCATTCTGGACAGCATCCTGCCGGAGTTTGGCCTGGGTCATATGCCCGAGGCCGAGCGCGTGGCGCTCAACCGTGTCTGGCACCGTCTCTCGCCCTGGCCGGATGCCGTGGCGGGCCTGCAGCGGCTCAAGAAACGCTTTGTCATCACGCCACTGTCCAACGGCAATATCGCGCTGCTCACCCACATGGCCAAGAATGCCGGTCTTCCCTGGGATTGCGTGCTGTCGGCCGAGGTCTTCAAGGCCTACAAGCCTGATCCTGGCGCCTATCTTGGCGTGGCCGATGTGTTTGAGCTGCCGCCCGAGGCGGTGATGCTGGTGGCCGCCCACCACAGCGATCTGGCCGGTGCGCGCGCCTGCGGCCTGCAGACGGCCTATATCGAGCGCCCGCTGGAGTTTGGGGCGGCGCGCCCCAAGGACGTCTCGCCCAGGCCCGGCAATACCTACCATTGCCGCGACTTTCTCGATCTGGCAGATCGCCTGGGCTGCTGA
- a CDS encoding Bug family tripartite tricarboxylate transporter substrate binding protein — MSLRFSLRHAVAVAAVALPAVSFAAYPDHPIEWVVPYAAGGGSDVVARVVAEPMAKALGQSIIIINKPGAATNIGADYAARAKPDGYTVLTGDTGTLAANPYLYKKLSYSAEKDFSSVGLLVRFPMILVVNPKLPVKNLQEFEAWAKAQSGGVSYATPGAGSPHHLATEIFRERAHLNLVHVPYKGAAPAVQDVMGGQVPFMFVDSVTGYQNIQAGKLRAIGIATPKRSKVFPDIPTLDEQGVKGYEAYAWQGVVVPKATPADRTELLSKQLQATLKEPAVTKRLEEMGLEVTPSNSVDMDKFLAAERAKLGPVIKSNNIQLD, encoded by the coding sequence ATGTCCTTGCGTTTTTCTCTGCGCCACGCCGTAGCTGTGGCTGCCGTTGCGTTGCCTGCCGTCAGCTTTGCCGCCTATCCTGACCACCCGATTGAATGGGTGGTGCCCTATGCCGCCGGTGGCGGCTCGGATGTGGTGGCCCGCGTGGTGGCAGAGCCCATGGCCAAGGCCCTGGGCCAGTCCATCATCATCATCAACAAGCCCGGGGCTGCCACCAACATCGGTGCCGACTACGCCGCGCGCGCCAAGCCCGATGGCTACACCGTGCTGACGGGCGACACCGGCACCCTGGCGGCCAACCCGTACCTGTACAAGAAGCTCAGCTACAGCGCCGAGAAGGATTTCTCCTCGGTCGGCCTGCTGGTGCGCTTTCCGATGATCCTGGTTGTCAACCCCAAGCTGCCAGTCAAGAACCTGCAGGAGTTCGAGGCCTGGGCCAAGGCGCAGAGCGGCGGCGTGAGCTACGCCACGCCCGGCGCGGGTTCGCCTCACCATCTGGCGACCGAAATCTTCCGCGAGCGCGCCCACCTGAACCTGGTGCATGTGCCCTACAAGGGTGCGGCACCGGCCGTGCAGGACGTGATGGGTGGCCAGGTGCCGTTCATGTTTGTCGATTCGGTCACCGGGTACCAGAACATTCAGGCGGGCAAGCTGCGGGCCATTGGCATTGCCACGCCCAAGCGCTCCAAGGTCTTTCCCGACATTCCGACGCTGGACGAGCAGGGCGTCAAGGGCTATGAAGCCTATGCCTGGCAGGGAGTGGTTGTCCCCAAGGCGACACCTGCAGACCGTACTGAACTGTTGAGTAAGCAACTACAAGCCACCTTGAAGGAGCCTGCCGTGACCAAGCGACTGGAAGAGATGGGCTTGGAGGTGACGCCTTCAAACAGCGTCGACATGGACAAATTCCTTGCCGCAGAGCGCGCCAAGCTTGGGCCTGTGATCAAAAGCAACAATATTCAACTCGATTGA
- the fahA gene encoding fumarylacetoacetase, giving the protein MSMLNETHDPALQSWVASANVAGCDFPIQNLPFASFKRKGSSEALRCGVAIGDQILDLKALAALGALQGEAQRAAEAGAQTQLNTLMGLGPQVWSALRLALSRGLRTGAAQQGVWQACLVPQAEAEFGLPARIGDYTDFYTSIHHATNIGKQFRPDNPLLPNYQWIPIGYHGRSSSIVVSGQPFKRPVGQTKAPDAAQPTVKASARMDIELELGVFIGTSNALGDPVTITEAEDHVFGLCLLNDWSARDIQPWEYQPLGPFLAKNFASHISPWIVTMEALAPYRTAFVRPEGDPQPLPYLNSAHNREAGALDIHLAVDLQTGQMRAAGDKPVQITSTNYRHAYWTVAQMVAHHTVGGCNLQPGDLLGTGTLSGPSLDQAAALIELTTGGKNPISLPNGETRTWLEDGDSIVLRGWCEKPGAARIGFGECEGTLLPARTI; this is encoded by the coding sequence ATGAGCATGCTGAACGAAACCCACGACCCCGCCCTGCAAAGCTGGGTGGCCAGCGCCAATGTGGCAGGCTGTGATTTCCCGATCCAGAACCTGCCGTTTGCCAGCTTCAAGCGCAAAGGCAGCAGCGAAGCCCTGCGCTGCGGCGTGGCGATTGGCGACCAGATACTGGACCTGAAGGCGCTGGCAGCCCTTGGCGCCCTGCAAGGCGAGGCCCAGCGGGCCGCTGAGGCAGGCGCCCAAACGCAGTTGAATACGCTGATGGGTCTGGGCCCGCAGGTCTGGAGCGCACTGCGCCTGGCGCTCTCGCGCGGCCTGCGCACAGGCGCCGCCCAGCAAGGCGTGTGGCAGGCGTGCCTGGTGCCGCAGGCAGAGGCCGAATTCGGCCTGCCCGCGCGCATTGGCGACTACACCGACTTCTACACCTCCATCCACCACGCCACCAACATCGGCAAACAGTTCCGCCCGGACAACCCGCTGCTGCCCAACTACCAGTGGATTCCGATTGGCTACCATGGCCGCTCGTCGAGCATCGTGGTCTCGGGCCAGCCCTTCAAGCGCCCGGTCGGCCAGACCAAGGCCCCCGATGCGGCGCAACCCACCGTCAAGGCCAGCGCACGCATGGACATTGAGCTGGAGCTGGGCGTGTTCATCGGCACCAGCAATGCACTGGGCGATCCGGTGACCATCACTGAAGCCGAAGACCATGTGTTCGGCCTGTGCCTGCTCAACGACTGGTCGGCGCGCGACATCCAGCCCTGGGAATACCAGCCGCTGGGCCCGTTCCTGGCCAAGAACTTTGCTTCGCACATCTCGCCCTGGATCGTGACGATGGAGGCGCTGGCGCCTTACCGCACGGCCTTTGTCCGCCCCGAAGGCGATCCGCAGCCGCTGCCCTACCTTAACAGCGCGCACAACCGCGAGGCGGGGGCGCTCGACATCCACCTGGCCGTCGATCTGCAGACTGGCCAGATGCGCGCGGCGGGCGACAAGCCCGTGCAGATCACCAGCACCAACTACCGCCACGCCTACTGGACCGTGGCGCAGATGGTGGCGCACCATACGGTGGGCGGCTGCAACCTGCAACCCGGCGACCTGCTGGGCACCGGCACCCTCTCCGGCCCCTCGCTGGACCAGGCGGCCGCCCTGATCGAGCTGACCACCGGCGGCAAGAACCCCATCAGCCTGCCCAATGGCGAGACCCGCACCTGGCTGGAAGACGGCGACTCCATCGTGCTGCGCGGCTGGTGCGAAAAGCCGGGCGCCGCACGCATCGGCTTTGGCGAGTGCGAAGGCACCTTGCTGCCCGCACGTACTATCTAA
- the hmgA gene encoding homogentisate 1,2-dioxygenase, translating into MTDPQASGAAQPHDTRHYMTGFANEWATEAIAGALPVGRNSPQVAPLGLYAEQLSGTAFTAPRHSNRRSWLYRIRPGAMHEPFAAMQLPLWKSHVNGGFDEVPTPPNQLRWDPLPMPAEPRDFIEGMVSMAGNAACGIHLYAANRSMEGRYFYNADGELLIVPQQGRLTFATELGVLNVEPQEICVVPRGVRFAVHLPDGTARGYVCENYGELLKLPDLGVIGSNGLANPRDFQTPVAAYEDKGGDFELVAKLRGHFWTARIGHSPLDVVAWHGNYAPYKYDLRRFNTIGSISYDHPDPSIFLVLQSPTALAGVDSLDFVIFPPRVLAMQDTFRPPWFHRNFASEFMGLIEGAYDAKAEGFVPGGASLHNCMSGHGPDADTFEKASRADTTKAHYITDTMAFMFETPAVIQPTRYALDTVQLQHEYYRCWQGLKKHFQPQGK; encoded by the coding sequence ATGACCGACCCACAGGCCAGCGGCGCTGCCCAGCCGCACGATACCCGTCATTACATGACCGGCTTTGCCAACGAATGGGCCACCGAAGCGATTGCCGGTGCCCTGCCCGTGGGGCGCAACTCGCCGCAGGTGGCGCCTTTGGGTCTGTATGCCGAGCAGCTGTCGGGCACGGCCTTTACCGCGCCGCGCCACAGCAATCGCCGCAGCTGGCTCTACCGCATCCGCCCCGGCGCCATGCATGAGCCGTTTGCCGCCATGCAGTTGCCGCTGTGGAAAAGCCATGTCAATGGCGGTTTCGACGAAGTGCCGACGCCGCCGAACCAGCTGCGCTGGGATCCGCTGCCCATGCCCGCCGAGCCGCGCGACTTCATCGAAGGCATGGTCAGCATGGCGGGCAATGCGGCCTGTGGCATCCACCTGTACGCGGCCAACCGCAGCATGGAAGGGCGCTACTTCTACAACGCCGACGGCGAACTGCTGATCGTGCCCCAGCAGGGGCGCCTCACCTTCGCCACCGAGCTGGGCGTGCTGAATGTCGAGCCGCAGGAAATCTGCGTGGTGCCGCGCGGCGTGCGCTTTGCCGTGCACCTGCCCGACGGCACGGCGCGCGGTTACGTGTGCGAGAACTATGGCGAGCTGCTCAAGCTCCCCGACCTGGGCGTGATCGGCTCCAATGGGCTCGCCAACCCGCGCGACTTCCAGACGCCGGTGGCCGCCTATGAAGACAAGGGGGGCGATTTCGAGCTGGTGGCCAAGCTGCGCGGACACTTCTGGACGGCGCGCATCGGCCACTCGCCCCTCGACGTGGTCGCCTGGCATGGCAACTACGCACCCTACAAGTACGATCTGCGCCGCTTCAACACCATCGGCTCCATCAGCTACGACCATCCCGATCCGTCGATCTTCCTGGTGCTGCAGTCGCCCACGGCGCTGGCCGGTGTCGATTCGCTCGATTTCGTCATCTTCCCACCGCGCGTGCTGGCCATGCAGGACACCTTCCGTCCACCCTGGTTTCACCGCAATTTTGCGAGCGAATTCATGGGCTTGATCGAAGGCGCCTACGATGCCAAGGCCGAAGGCTTTGTGCCCGGTGGCGCGTCGCTGCACAACTGCATGAGCGGCCACGGGCCCGATGCCGACACGTTTGAAAAAGCCAGCCGTGCCGATACCACCAAGGCGCACTACATCACCGATACCATGGCCTTCATGTTCGAGACGCCTGCTGTCATCCAGCCGACCCGGTACGCGCTGGACACCGTGCAACTCCAGCACGAGTACTACCGCTGCTGGCAGGGCCTGAAAAAGCACTTCCAGCCGCAAGGCAAATAA
- a CDS encoding DUF2783 domain-containing protein, translating into MNTTAPRLTDTELDAAYTQFCRQMTALGEAQAPLFMARFALLAMHRIGDAAAVQTLIAQAAEDMAPAQAA; encoded by the coding sequence ATGAACACCACCGCCCCCCGTTTGACCGACACCGAACTCGACGCCGCCTACACCCAGTTCTGCCGCCAGATGACGGCGCTGGGTGAGGCCCAAGCCCCTTTATTCATGGCCCGCTTTGCGCTGTTGGCGATGCACCGTATCGGCGACGCCGCTGCGGTGCAGACGCTGATTGCGCAGGCGGCCGAGGACATGGCGCCTGCGCAGGCCGCATAG